GGGATGCGGGAAGACGCGCTTCGTCCAGCACATGGCCTATCGCCTGGGGCGCCCACTCATCACCGTGGCCTGCCATGAAGATCTCACGGCCTCCGATCTCGTCGGCCGGTATCTGTTGAAGGGGCAGGAAACGGTCTGGATGGACGGCCCGCTGACCCTCGGCGTCAAGCAGGGGGCCATCGTCTACCTGGACGAGATCGTCGAAGCCAGGAAAGACACCACCGTTATTATCCATCCTTTGAGCGACGATCGGCGCCTGTTGCCGATCGAGAAGAAGGGGCAGGTCATTGAAGCGGTCGATGACTTCATGCTGGTGATTTCCTACAACCCCGGCTACCAAAGTATTCTGAAAGATCTCAAACAGAGCACCAAGCAACGGTTCATGGCGATCGAGTTCGACTACCCCTTGCCCGATGTCGAGAGCCGGGTGGTGGCGCATGAAGCCGGCGTGAGCCTCGAGGTTGCGCAGCGTCTCGTCAAGATTGCGGAGAAAGTTCGCAACCTCAAGAATCACGGACTGGAAGAGGGCGTGAGCACCAGACTGCTGATCTATGCGGCCACATTGATCCGGCAAGGCGTACCGGCCGATCAAGCCTGTGAGGTCGCTATTGCCCGTCCTATCACCGACGATCCGGACATGTTGCGCAGCATCATCGAAGTCGTGAAGGCGATATTCTGACGCATCCACTCGCTGCGACGCAGTGAGGCGGTATTGGCAGGAGCTCGGCGACCAACCACACCCCATGCGAGAGCGCCAGGCCACTGAACCCGAACAGGCCGTTCGTGCCACCTCCGAGGGCGTGACCATTTCAGTTCATGTGCAGCCGAAAGCCTCCCG
The window above is part of the Nitrospira sp. genome. Proteins encoded here:
- a CDS encoding CbbQ/NirQ/NorQ/GpvN family protein — its product is MSEGRTVSAPKGQEQEIDRYRIAREPFYAEVRGEVGLFTIAAQSRMPVMLKGPTGCGKTRFVQHMAYRLGRPLITVACHEDLTASDLVGRYLLKGQETVWMDGPLTLGVKQGAIVYLDEIVEARKDTTVIIHPLSDDRRLLPIEKKGQVIEAVDDFMLVISYNPGYQSILKDLKQSTKQRFMAIEFDYPLPDVESRVVAHEAGVSLEVAQRLVKIAEKVRNLKNHGLEEGVSTRLLIYAATLIRQGVPADQACEVAIARPITDDPDMLRSIIEVVKAIF